From the Mastacembelus armatus chromosome 14, fMasArm1.2, whole genome shotgun sequence genome, one window contains:
- the radx gene encoding RPA-related protein RADX isoform X1 — MEDNSSCCSTVAGSSQSSFLQRTLERFSFTQTLRLRAEEVAPVAVIAIQRYLSEQTEGQQPDSYSYDVTVTDGVWRAKCFVSPRLNHLVHTNTLRTGTDVSITQCSFVYNERRLGHGYIRIEELRCGAQPSAVLPHIHGVSSLPVLVRHGMERSVLLRSDVPLQVSRKHYLSLWNNDDPEGDVWTSGCPSSDTVLDVSRIALLSSLESSYRNPWKPLPLLVKILHKSRLRYYGKFGLKIDYPYQAYFEVADQSGIMSLVLWNDLCPEFYQRLNVGTVLYLQNYTLKPSYAKRSRPQMDHHRMKTFNSVEICLNPRNPGSIITVVSPKSVLPQWGLPEVSYQFSTRSELDQLNNNSACDIIGLVTFVGRVERVKNKGNNGPEKYWTYRWVHAVDGTSNHPFILEVFSSSQPEVFRCICPMTYLVCTQMRVCKVEGSLPYLTSSCETEMFITGYHKGHSYVSDPRVKSFIQWTKTLKDNIILQKTAVGGHYCYPHPPQTFTQSMTDASAQVPLVAVSDLKTELETLQYREHKKLAIQGQITAVRYMHIPKTTESHGTKTQEVPDVSADVCEEAVPDAHGHSSVAEQALAQSLTSPSAQKISASSRKRRIQLRKVTQSSLNCTPRKRKAGQKNTEGGPGHEENVNNSESVEVQDVEQNLQLPNPTQADALSWQSSSWLKQRQEVSEHLCQGGVYLDSVSRRFMFDEKNVLLQWSNLQPGHWTPEQTTDTLPPVVCPGYYQVTILGINKQIAVDAAYFPVVSSVEPRAVGLPLDPHGNTMLSCLSSGFVCPLSDSAEHNDATLPEPEEILATAGELEDTHVVCILDLCSLGGDNVEVLINKVYRVTEVSLD, encoded by the exons ATGGAGGATAACTCGTCCTGTTGTTCGACGGTAGCCGGCTCCTCCCAGTCGTCTTTCCTCCAGAGGACCCTGGAGCGGTTTTCTTTCACACAGACTCTGAGACTACGAGCCGAGGAGGTGGCACCAGTCGCCGTCATTGCGATTCAGAGGTATTTATCCGAGCAGACCGAGGGGCAGCAGCCGGACAGCTACAGCTACGACGTCACGGTCACAGACGGAGTGTGGCGAGCCAAGTGCTTTGTTAGCCCTCGTTTAAATCACCTGGTGCACACTAACACCCTGAGGACCGGGACTGACGTCAGCATCACGCAGTGCTCGTTTGTTTACAACGAGAGGAGGCTCGGACACGGGTACATTCGCATTGAGGAGCTCAGGTGCGGGGCACAGCCCTCCGCTGTGCTACCACACATACACGGTGTCAGTTCACTGCCTGTGCTGGTCAGGCATGGCATGGAGAGGAGTGTGCTGCTGAGAAGTGACGTGCCCCTTCAGGTGAGCCGCAAACACTATCTGTCTCTGTGGAACAACGACGACCCGGAGGGAGACGTCTGGACTTCAGGGTGTCCCTCATCTGACACGGTACTGGACG TGTCCAGGATTGCTCTTCTTAGTAGTCTGGAGTCATCCTATAGAAACCCATGGAAACCTCTCCCTCTACTAGTGAAGATATTACACAAATCTAGATTACGGTACTATGGGAAGTTTGGACTTAAGATTGATTACCCCTACCAG GCCTACTTTGAAGTTGCTGACCAGAGTGGCATCATGTCCCTCGTGCTTTGGAACGACCTGTGTCCAGAGTTTTATCAGAGACTCAACGTAGGAACAGTGTTGTACCTCCAAAATTACACCCTGAAACCGAGTTATGCAAAAAGGTCACGTCCACAAATGGACCATCACAGAATGAAGACCTTTAACTCTGTAG AAATCTGCCTGAACCCTCGCAACCCAGGTTCAATCATCACTGTGGTCTCACCAAAGAGTGTCCTGCCTCAGTGGGGACTGCCCGAGGTTTCCTACCAGTTCAGCACCAG GTCAGAGTTGGATCAATTAAACAACAATTCTGCATGTGATATCATTGGTTTGGTAACATTTGTTGGTCGTGTGGAAAGAGTCAAGAATAAAGGGAACaacg GTCCAGAAAAATACTGGACGTATCGCTGGGTCCACGCAGTGGATGGAACATCGAACCACCCTTTTATCTTGGaggtcttttcttcttctcagcCAGAGGTTTTCAGGTGCATATGTCCAA TGACCTACCTGGTTTGCACTCAGATGAGGGTTTGTAAAGTGGAAGGTTCACTGCCCTACCTCACAAGCAGCTGTGAGACAGAGATGTTCATCACAG GTTACCACAAAGGTCACTCATATGTGAGTGACCCCAGAGTGAAGAGCTTCATCCAGTGGACAAAGACTCTAAAGGACAACATCATCCTCCAGAAGACAGCTGTTGGTGGCCATTACTGCTACCCTCACCCACCGCAGACATTTACACAGTCAATGACAGATGCATCAG CACAAGTTCCTCTGGTTGCTGTGTCTGACTTGAAGACGGAGTTAGAGACCCTGCAGTATAGGGAACATAAAAAACTGGCAATTCAAGGACAGATTACAGCAGTGCGGTACATGCACATCCCAAAGACCACAGAATCACACGggacaaaaacacaagag GTTCCAGATGTTTCTGCTGATGTGTGTGAAGAAGCTGTACCTGACGCACACGGTCATTCCTCAGTGGCTGAGCAGGCTTTGGCGCAGAGTTTAACATCTCCCTCTGCTCAGAAAATCTCAGCAAGCAGCAGGAAAAGAAGGATTCAGTTAAG AAAGGTCACTCAGTCCTCTTTAAATTGTACGCCAAGAAAAAG GAAAGCTggacaaaaaaatacagaaggaGGACCAGGGCACGAAGAAAATGTGAACAACTCTGAATCAGTGGAGGTGCAGGATGTGGAACAAAACCTACAGCTGCCAAATCCAACTCAAG cgGATGCTTTATCCTGGCAAAGCAGCAGCTGGCTGAAGCAAAGACAAGAAGTGTCTGAACATTTGTGTCAAGGTGGCGTGTACCTGGACAGCGTCTCTCGGAGGTTCATGTTTGACGAGAAGAACGTCCTCTTGCAGTGGAGTAACCTTCAGCCAGGACACTGGACACCAGAGCAAACCACCGACACCCTCCCACCTGTGGTTTGTCCAGGATACTACCAAGTGACAATATTAG GCATAAACAAACAGATAGCTGTTGATGCTGCATATTTTCCTGTGGtgagctctgttgagcccagagCAGTAGGTCTTCCTCTGGATCCCCATGGCAACACAATGCTGTCCTGCCTTTCATCAGGTTTCGTCTGTCCTCTCAGTGACTCAGCCGAACACAACGATGCAACTCTTCCTGAGCCAG AGGAGATCTTAGCGACTGCTGGAGAGCTGGAGGATACACATGTTGTGTGCATCTTGGACCTTTGTAGCCTGGGTGGAGATAACGTGGAAGTCCTGATCAACAAGGTGTACAGAGTGACAGAGGTTTCTCTTGACTAG
- the radx gene encoding RPA-related protein RADX isoform X2, translated as MEDNSSCCSTVAGSSQSSFLQRTLERFSFTQTLRLRAEEVAPVAVIAIQRYLSEQTEGQQPDSYSYDVTVTDGVWRAKCFVSPRLNHLVHTNTLRTGTDVSITQCSFVYNERRLGHGYIRIEELRCGAQPSAVLPHIHGVSSLPVLVRHGMERSVLLRSDVPLQVSRKHYLSLWNNDDPEGDVWTSGCPSSDTVLDVSRIALLSSLESSYRNPWKPLPLLVKILHKSRLRYYGKFGLKIDYPYQAYFEVADQSGIMSLVLWNDLCPEFYQRLNVGTVLYLQNYTLKPSYAKRSRPQMDHHRMKTFNSVEICLNPRNPGSIITVVSPKSVLPQWGLPEVSYQFSTRSELDQLNNNSACDIIGLVTFVGRVERVKNKGNNGPEKYWTYRWVHAVDGTSNHPFILEVFSSSQPEVFRCICPMTYLVCTQMRVCKVEGSLPYLTSSCETEMFITGYHKGHSYVSDPRVKSFIQWTKTLKDNIILQKTAVGGHYCYPHPPQTFTQSMTDASAQVPLVAVSDLKTELETLQYREHKKLAIQGQITAVRYMHIPKTTESHGTKTQEVPDVSADVCEEAVPDAHGHSSVAEQALAQSLTSPSAQKISASSRKRRIQLRKVTQSSLNCTPRKRKAGQKNTEGGPGHEENVNNSESVEVQDVEQNLQLPNPTQDALSWQSSSWLKQRQEVSEHLCQGGVYLDSVSRRFMFDEKNVLLQWSNLQPGHWTPEQTTDTLPPVVCPGYYQVTILGINKQIAVDAAYFPVVSSVEPRAVGLPLDPHGNTMLSCLSSGFVCPLSDSAEHNDATLPEPEEILATAGELEDTHVVCILDLCSLGGDNVEVLINKVYRVTEVSLD; from the exons ATGGAGGATAACTCGTCCTGTTGTTCGACGGTAGCCGGCTCCTCCCAGTCGTCTTTCCTCCAGAGGACCCTGGAGCGGTTTTCTTTCACACAGACTCTGAGACTACGAGCCGAGGAGGTGGCACCAGTCGCCGTCATTGCGATTCAGAGGTATTTATCCGAGCAGACCGAGGGGCAGCAGCCGGACAGCTACAGCTACGACGTCACGGTCACAGACGGAGTGTGGCGAGCCAAGTGCTTTGTTAGCCCTCGTTTAAATCACCTGGTGCACACTAACACCCTGAGGACCGGGACTGACGTCAGCATCACGCAGTGCTCGTTTGTTTACAACGAGAGGAGGCTCGGACACGGGTACATTCGCATTGAGGAGCTCAGGTGCGGGGCACAGCCCTCCGCTGTGCTACCACACATACACGGTGTCAGTTCACTGCCTGTGCTGGTCAGGCATGGCATGGAGAGGAGTGTGCTGCTGAGAAGTGACGTGCCCCTTCAGGTGAGCCGCAAACACTATCTGTCTCTGTGGAACAACGACGACCCGGAGGGAGACGTCTGGACTTCAGGGTGTCCCTCATCTGACACGGTACTGGACG TGTCCAGGATTGCTCTTCTTAGTAGTCTGGAGTCATCCTATAGAAACCCATGGAAACCTCTCCCTCTACTAGTGAAGATATTACACAAATCTAGATTACGGTACTATGGGAAGTTTGGACTTAAGATTGATTACCCCTACCAG GCCTACTTTGAAGTTGCTGACCAGAGTGGCATCATGTCCCTCGTGCTTTGGAACGACCTGTGTCCAGAGTTTTATCAGAGACTCAACGTAGGAACAGTGTTGTACCTCCAAAATTACACCCTGAAACCGAGTTATGCAAAAAGGTCACGTCCACAAATGGACCATCACAGAATGAAGACCTTTAACTCTGTAG AAATCTGCCTGAACCCTCGCAACCCAGGTTCAATCATCACTGTGGTCTCACCAAAGAGTGTCCTGCCTCAGTGGGGACTGCCCGAGGTTTCCTACCAGTTCAGCACCAG GTCAGAGTTGGATCAATTAAACAACAATTCTGCATGTGATATCATTGGTTTGGTAACATTTGTTGGTCGTGTGGAAAGAGTCAAGAATAAAGGGAACaacg GTCCAGAAAAATACTGGACGTATCGCTGGGTCCACGCAGTGGATGGAACATCGAACCACCCTTTTATCTTGGaggtcttttcttcttctcagcCAGAGGTTTTCAGGTGCATATGTCCAA TGACCTACCTGGTTTGCACTCAGATGAGGGTTTGTAAAGTGGAAGGTTCACTGCCCTACCTCACAAGCAGCTGTGAGACAGAGATGTTCATCACAG GTTACCACAAAGGTCACTCATATGTGAGTGACCCCAGAGTGAAGAGCTTCATCCAGTGGACAAAGACTCTAAAGGACAACATCATCCTCCAGAAGACAGCTGTTGGTGGCCATTACTGCTACCCTCACCCACCGCAGACATTTACACAGTCAATGACAGATGCATCAG CACAAGTTCCTCTGGTTGCTGTGTCTGACTTGAAGACGGAGTTAGAGACCCTGCAGTATAGGGAACATAAAAAACTGGCAATTCAAGGACAGATTACAGCAGTGCGGTACATGCACATCCCAAAGACCACAGAATCACACGggacaaaaacacaagag GTTCCAGATGTTTCTGCTGATGTGTGTGAAGAAGCTGTACCTGACGCACACGGTCATTCCTCAGTGGCTGAGCAGGCTTTGGCGCAGAGTTTAACATCTCCCTCTGCTCAGAAAATCTCAGCAAGCAGCAGGAAAAGAAGGATTCAGTTAAG AAAGGTCACTCAGTCCTCTTTAAATTGTACGCCAAGAAAAAG GAAAGCTggacaaaaaaatacagaaggaGGACCAGGGCACGAAGAAAATGTGAACAACTCTGAATCAGTGGAGGTGCAGGATGTGGAACAAAACCTACAGCTGCCAAATCCAACTCAAG ATGCTTTATCCTGGCAAAGCAGCAGCTGGCTGAAGCAAAGACAAGAAGTGTCTGAACATTTGTGTCAAGGTGGCGTGTACCTGGACAGCGTCTCTCGGAGGTTCATGTTTGACGAGAAGAACGTCCTCTTGCAGTGGAGTAACCTTCAGCCAGGACACTGGACACCAGAGCAAACCACCGACACCCTCCCACCTGTGGTTTGTCCAGGATACTACCAAGTGACAATATTAG GCATAAACAAACAGATAGCTGTTGATGCTGCATATTTTCCTGTGGtgagctctgttgagcccagagCAGTAGGTCTTCCTCTGGATCCCCATGGCAACACAATGCTGTCCTGCCTTTCATCAGGTTTCGTCTGTCCTCTCAGTGACTCAGCCGAACACAACGATGCAACTCTTCCTGAGCCAG AGGAGATCTTAGCGACTGCTGGAGAGCTGGAGGATACACATGTTGTGTGCATCTTGGACCTTTGTAGCCTGGGTGGAGATAACGTGGAAGTCCTGATCAACAAGGTGTACAGAGTGACAGAGGTTTCTCTTGACTAG